A single Phragmites australis chromosome 4, lpPhrAust1.1, whole genome shotgun sequence DNA region contains:
- the LOC133914522 gene encoding putative magnesium transporter MRS2-H isoform X2: MGRRSGSGGRKPPPFLSPSSSKRSRPVRRLPSIPKPPLALVAPFTGRRRKKAPARLWMRMDRWGGCEVFMCDKAFVAERSGVHIRDLCVVGPLLSRSPSILAREKAMVINLELIRAIVTADEVLLLEPLAQEVLPFVDKLRQHFPLKSLEVDVGARHVDDQDGKYAKTGAESELPFEFQVLELALEAVCLSFNSSVSDLNRHAIFVLDELTKNLSTRNLERVRSLKSNLTSLLASVHKVRDEVEHVLDDNENMTRLHISRKQTKSQQDEALLSSAFSNSNFPPETSLARPNSIIKQSMGIATSVPLDSDADNLEMLLEAYFMQLDGIRNRLVSVREYIVDTEVCINIQLDNQRNELIRFHLTLIIASFGIAINTWIVASFGMNIPHNGERNTAVGPFWPFVGVTSSFCLLVIIVLFGYAWRNRLLGR; encoded by the exons ATGGGTAGGCGATCAGGCAGCGGCGGCAGAAAGCCGCCGCCCTTCCTCTCCCCGTCCTCCTCCAAGCGCTCCCGCCCCGTCCGCCGCCTCCCGTCCATTCCCAAGCCGCCTCTCGCGCTGGTGGCGCCCTTCACcgggaggagaaggaagaaggcgcCTGCCCGGCTGTGGATGAGGATGGATCGATGGGGTGGCTGCGAGGTATTCATGTGCGACAAGGCCTTCGTCGCTGAACGCTCCGGGGTGCACATCCGCGACCTCTGCGTCGTCGGACCCCTTCTCTCCCGCTCCCCCAGCATCCTCG CTAGAGAGAAGGCTATGGTAATCAATCTAGAACTCATAAGAGCAATTGTTACCGCTGATGAAGTCCTGCTACTGGAACCTCTTGCTCAGGAGGTTCTCCCTTTCGTAGATAAATTGAGGCAGCATTTCCCATTGAAAAGTCTGGAGGTTGACGTTGGGGCCAGACATGTGGATGATCAGGATGGCAAGTATGCCAAAACTGGTGCTGAGTCTGAGCTTCCTTTTGAGTTTCAGGTGTTGGAGCTCGCCCTGGAAGCTGTATGCTTGTCATTCAATTCCAGCGTATCTGATCTTAATAGGCATGCCATTTTTGTGCTGgatgaattgacaaagaattTGAGCACTAGGAATCTTGAACGTGTTCGGAGCCTGAAAAGCAATCTCACGAGTCTACTTGCTAGTGTGCACAAG GTCAGAGATGAAGTAGAGCATGTTTTGGATGATAATGAAAACATGACACGACTACACATATCGAGGAAGCAAACAAAAAGTCAGCAGGATGAAGCTCTACTGTCTTCTGCTTTTTCAAATAGCAATTTTCCTCCCGAAACAAGCCTGGCTAGACCAAATTCTATTATTAAGCAAAGCATGGGCATTGCTACGAGTGTGCCATTAGACAGCGATGCGGATAACCTAGAGATGTTACTTGAAGCCTATTTCATGCAGCTGGATGGAATTCGCAACAGACTTGTGTCG GTCCGAGAATATATCGTTGACACAGAAGTTTGCATCAACATCCAGCTTGACAACCAACGGAATGAACTTATTCGGTTCCATCTGACACTGATCATCGCATCCTTTGGCATAGCCATCAACACATGGATAGTTGCATCTTTTGGCATGAACATTCCTCACAATGGGGAGAGGAACACTGCTGTAGGCCCTTTTTGGCCATTTGTTGGGGTCACCTCATCGTTCTGCTTGTTGGTCATCATTGTGTTGTTCGGATATGCTTGGAGGAACAGGCTACTCGGCAGATGA
- the LOC133914522 gene encoding putative magnesium transporter MRS2-H isoform X1 translates to MGRRSGSGGRKPPPFLSPSSSKRSRPVRRLPSIPKPPLALVAPFTGRRRKKAPARLWMRMDRWGGCEVFMCDKAFVAERSGVHIRDLCVVGPLLSRSPSILAREKAMVINLELIRAIVTADEVLLLEPLAQEVLPFVDKLRQHFPLKSLEVDVGARHVDDQDGKYAKTGAESELPFEFQVLELALEAVCLSFNSSVSDLNRHAIFVLDELTKNLSTRNLERVRSLKSNLTSLLASVHKVRDEVEHVLDDNENMTRLHISRKQTKSQQDEALLSSAFSNSNFPPETSLARPNSIIKQSMGIATSVPLDSDADNLEMLLEAYFMQLDGIRNRLVSVCSFISPNLVLHESYHPQASIDITIYKYTLQLSYFFKLVLIQHYIIIIQRVFILFIMDQTSENGKSHAFLCIFVVNGCSFIGLMEANMMFGQRLRFLMVIPIRIMQITLLW, encoded by the exons ATGGGTAGGCGATCAGGCAGCGGCGGCAGAAAGCCGCCGCCCTTCCTCTCCCCGTCCTCCTCCAAGCGCTCCCGCCCCGTCCGCCGCCTCCCGTCCATTCCCAAGCCGCCTCTCGCGCTGGTGGCGCCCTTCACcgggaggagaaggaagaaggcgcCTGCCCGGCTGTGGATGAGGATGGATCGATGGGGTGGCTGCGAGGTATTCATGTGCGACAAGGCCTTCGTCGCTGAACGCTCCGGGGTGCACATCCGCGACCTCTGCGTCGTCGGACCCCTTCTCTCCCGCTCCCCCAGCATCCTCG CTAGAGAGAAGGCTATGGTAATCAATCTAGAACTCATAAGAGCAATTGTTACCGCTGATGAAGTCCTGCTACTGGAACCTCTTGCTCAGGAGGTTCTCCCTTTCGTAGATAAATTGAGGCAGCATTTCCCATTGAAAAGTCTGGAGGTTGACGTTGGGGCCAGACATGTGGATGATCAGGATGGCAAGTATGCCAAAACTGGTGCTGAGTCTGAGCTTCCTTTTGAGTTTCAGGTGTTGGAGCTCGCCCTGGAAGCTGTATGCTTGTCATTCAATTCCAGCGTATCTGATCTTAATAGGCATGCCATTTTTGTGCTGgatgaattgacaaagaattTGAGCACTAGGAATCTTGAACGTGTTCGGAGCCTGAAAAGCAATCTCACGAGTCTACTTGCTAGTGTGCACAAG GTCAGAGATGAAGTAGAGCATGTTTTGGATGATAATGAAAACATGACACGACTACACATATCGAGGAAGCAAACAAAAAGTCAGCAGGATGAAGCTCTACTGTCTTCTGCTTTTTCAAATAGCAATTTTCCTCCCGAAACAAGCCTGGCTAGACCAAATTCTATTATTAAGCAAAGCATGGGCATTGCTACGAGTGTGCCATTAGACAGCGATGCGGATAACCTAGAGATGTTACTTGAAGCCTATTTCATGCAGCTGGATGGAATTCGCAACAGACTTGTGTCGGTCTGTTCTTTCATTTCTCCCAACCTTGTACTGCATGAATCATACCATCCCCAGGCATCCATTGatattacaatttacaaataTACTTTGCAGttgtcttatttttttaaacttgtGCTTATTCAACATTATATTATTATCATCCAGAGGGTTTTCATCTTGTTTATTATGGACCAAACTAGTGAAAATGGAAAGTCTCATGCATTCCTTTGTATTTTTGTAGTAAATGGTTGCAGTTTCATTGGACTGATGGAAGCTAACATGATGTTTGGCCAGAGACTTAGATTTCTTATGGTAATTCCTATCCGTATCATGCAAATAACTCTTCTTTGGTAA
- the LOC133916957 gene encoding mitochondrial outer membrane protein porin 6-like, translating into MSKGPVPFLNIGKRAKDLLYKDYNFDQKFSLSTSSSSGLGLTATGVKINEDFIGDIRTQHKSGRTTVDVIIDSDSKVSTTVTVDEALTGLKTSFSFRVPDHKSGKLDLQYIHNRFALNSTIGLASTPLVELAATIGASELSIGAEVGFDSTSASVTKYNSGIQYNKSDFSAVLLLADKGETLKASYIHLFNPTNGATVAAEVIHKLKTKENYFTIGSSHALDSSTLLKTRFSNSGKVGLFCQHEWRPKSLMTLSAEYDPKVVRSPSRFGVAISLNP; encoded by the exons ATGAGCAAAGGCCCAGTTCCGTTCCTCAACATTGGGAAGAGGGCAAAAG ATCTTTTGTACAAGGACTACAATTTTGACCAAAAGTTTTCTTTGTCGACATCCAGCAGCTCTGGTCTG GGTCTCACGGCCACTGGTGTGAAGATCAATGAAGACTTCATTGGTGACATACGGACACAACATAAAAGTGGTAGAACAACTGTTGATGTCATAATTGATAGTGATTCTAAA GTGTCAACCACTGTCACCGTTGATGAAGCACTCACTGGTTTGAAAACTTCATTCAGCTTCAGGGTTCCTGATCACAAGTCTGGGAAG CTTGATCTGCAATACATCCACAATCGTTTTGCACTGAATTCGACCATTGGTTTGGCATCAACACCTTTGGTTGAGCTGGCTGCAACTATTGGCGCAAGTGAACTTAGCATTGGTGCTGAGGTTGGGTTTGACAGTACCTCAGCTTCTGTTACTAAGTACAACTCAGGGATCCAATACAACAAATCGGATTTCTCTGCCGTCTTACTATT GGCTGATAAAGGGGAGACATTAAAGGCTTCTTATATTCACTTATTCAATCCAACCAATGGAGCTACAGTAGCAGCTGAGGTAATACACAAGTTGAAAACAAAGGAGAACTATTTCACCATTGGGAGCTCCCATGCCCTTGATTCCTCAACATTGCTGAAGACGAGATTCAGCAACTCCGGGAAAGTCGGACTTTTCTGTCAGCATGAGTGGAGGCCAAAGTCCCTTATGACTCTTTCAGCTGAGTATGATCCGAAGGTGGTACGTTCACCTTCAAGATTCGGTGTGGCTATATCGCTCAACCCTTGA